The segment GTTGCGCACCGTACCGATGAGCGACTCGTACTCGGTACCGAGCTTGGCACGGAGGCGTCGAACATGGACGTCGACGGTGCGCGTGCCACCGAAGAAGTCGTAGCCCCACACTTCCTGCAGGAGCTGGGCGCGGGTGAAGACCCGGCCCGCGTGCTGAGCCAGATACTTCAGCAGCTCGAATTCCTTGTACGTCAGATCGAGTGGACGACCTCGCAGTCGCGCCGTGTAGGTGCCCTCGTCGATGACGAGCTCGCCGAGCGTGATCTTGCCCGAGGTCTCGGGGCTGGCGACTCCTCCGCTACGGCCGACCAGCAACCGCAGTCGAGCGTCCAGTTCGGCGGGACCGGTACCGGGGAGCAGGATGTCGTCGAGGCCCCAATCGGAGTTCACCGCCACGAGGCCGCCTTCGGTGAGGACAGCGACGACGGGGATGGCAGATCCGGTACTTCCCAAGAGGCGACACAGTCCGCGAGCGGCAGCCAGATCGGTGCGAGCGTCCACCAGTGCGATGTCTGCCGAACCTGCTTCGAGAAGCGAGGACACCTCGGTGGGCACCGGACGGATGTGATGCGCCAGGAGAGCAAGGGACGGCAGAACGCCCTCCGGATTGGGATCGGAGGTCAGTAGTAGGAGCTCCACTGCGTCTCCATTCTTACTGCTGGCCGGTCCAGCCCAGGCTGGACTTGAGTGATCGTCAAGGACACAGACTAGCTTGTCCGTACAACCGGCCGAAGAGGGCGGTGCGCGATTCGTCGGTCACAATGGACCCGTGCGCACACTTCTCATCGGACTCGCCAGCCTGCTGGCCCTCGCGCTCGTGGTGGATTTCGGCGCTGCGGCCTACTCGGAGTACCGAGTCTCCCGCGCAATCCGCGCCGGCGGTGAGCTCACCTCGGACCCTCAGGTGATCGTGCACGGCTTCCCGTTCCTCACCCAGGCGGCGGACGGCCACTACGAGAACATCGAGATTCGAGCGCAGGACGTTCCGACCGAGTACGTCGGCTCGACGACGATCGAGGCCAATCTCCGCGGCGTGCACATCGCACTGCCCGACCTGGTCGACAACAACGTGCGGGCGATCCCGGTGGACGAGCTCGACGGCCGCGTCCGTATCGAGGCCACGGACCTCGGCCAGTTCCTCGGCATCGTCGACCTGCAGGTTTCCGCACCTCCGGCCGACAAGTCGGACGGCACCGGCGGTTCCGGTGGGTCGGGCAAGACCACGACCGGGGGCGTCGTGCTGACCGGAACGGTTCCGGTCGGCCCCTCGAGACGACGGTGAGCGTCCAGGCCGACCTGTTGCTCGAGGGTGACAGCGTCGCCATCGTCGCGACGGACTTCTACTTCGGCCCGGAGGGTCAGGCAGACTTCTCGATTCCCGAGTTCGCCAAGCCCACGGTCCTCGGACTGTTCACCAAGACCATCGAGCGTCAGAGCCTGCCCTTCGGACTCCTGCCGACCGACGTCTACGCGGAGGGCTCACAGATAGTCGTCGAAGGATCGGGCGAGAACGTGACCATCGACCTCAACGAGATCGAAAAGCCGTGACAGGGATCACAGTCCTGGCCGTCGTGGCGATCCTTGCCGTCGCTACCGGATTGTTCCTCCGCAGCCGATCGGGTGCGGTGCGGGCAGTGCGGAACACCGACTCCGAGACCGACACTCTGTACCCACTCCTGCTCGACGCGGGCGCCACGACCGACTCCGCGACCGTGCTGCACTTCTCGGCGGACTGGTGCGGACCGTGCGCAGCCGTGCGACGCGTCGTCCAGCAGGTGTTGGACGATCGAAGCGATGCCCGGGAACTCGAACTCGACATCGACGCCCATCCGATCCTCGCTCGTGAACTGGGCGTGCTGTCACTGCCCACGACGTTCGTCCTCGACACCACCTTGCAACGGCGCTCCAGAATCGCGGGGGTGCCGTCTGCGGCGGCACTACGGTCGGCGCTCGACGCACTGTGACCTCGCCTCTTCGGGCCGGCGGTAGGACGCGCCGCTGGTAGCGGGTACGATGCTCTTCGTGTTCTCCCGCCGCGAGCTGATGCTCACCAGTCGTCGCACAGTTGATCTGTGCCGACTGGGCGGTTGTTGCTGTCGCTGCTGCTGATTTCCTTCTGCCGCCACGCCCATGCGTGATGTACGGCCCGATGATCGAAATCCACGTCCGAGCACTGCCGATGCGGCGTGCCCCGGCCTCGCACAGGAGTACCTCTCGATGTCGACACCCGACACCCGGACCACCATCCCCACTGCCACGATCGACCAGGTGGACGTTCGCGGTCCGCGCTTCGCAGCGTGGATCACCACCGCCGTTCTGGTCGTCGTTCTCCTCCTGACCACGTTCTCGGTCCCCGCGGCGGCAATCCTGCTCGGGCTACAGGCGATCGTGTTCGGAATCGGAGCCGTCCGCGGACCCAAGCGCAGTCCGTACGGCACGATCTTCGCGACATTCGTCGCACCGCGGCTCTCCCCCACCAGCGAACGTGAGCCGGTCGCACCGTTGAAGTTCGCTCAACTGGTGGGCTTCGTGTTCGCCGCCGTGGGAGTTCTCGGCTTCGCGCTCGGCGCTCCCGTCGTCGGCACCGTGGCGGCAGGCTTCGCGTTGTTCGCGGCCTTCCTCAATGCCGCGTTCGCGGTGTGCCTCGGCTGCATGATCTACCCCCTCGCCGCGCGACTGCGCACCACTGCTTGACCCTCACCGATCCGTAAAGAAAGACCGAAAGGAACACCATGGCTCGCTCCGACGTCCTGGTCTCTGCCGACTGGGCCGAGCAGAACCTGAACGCACCGAAGACCGTCTTCGTCGAGGTCGACGAAGACGCAAGCGCCTACGACGGCGGACACATCGAAGGTGCGGTCAAGCTCGACTGGCGCAAGGACCTGCAGGACCCGGTTCGCCGCGACTTCCTCAATCAGGAGCAGTTCTCGGATCTGCTGTCGGCCAAGGGCATCAGCAACGACGACACCATTGTCCTGTACGGCGGAAACAACAACTGGTTCGCTGCCTACGCCTACTGGTACTTCAAGCTTTACGGCCACAAGGACGTCAAGCTCATCGACGGTGGACGCAAGAAGTGGGAACTCGACGGCCGGGCGCTGTCCAAGGACGTCGTCAGCCGCGAGACCACTCAGTACCGCGCCGAGGCACCCGACCTGTCGATCCGTGCGTTCCGCGACGAGGTCATCGACGCCATCGGCAACAAGAACCTGATCGACGTGCGTTCGCCCGACGAGTTCTCGGGCAAGATCCTCGCCCCGGCTCACCTTCCGCAGGAGCAGGCTCAGCAGCGTGGCCACGTGCCGTCCGCGATCAACATCCCGTGGAGCACGACCGCCAACGAGGACGGCACGTTCAAGTCCGACGAGGCGCTCGAAGAGCTGTACAAGACCAAGGGCTACGACGACAGCAAGGCCACCATCGCCTACTGCCGCATCGGTGAGCGTTCGAGCCACACCTGGTTCGTCCTCAAGGAGCTTCTGGGCAAGGAAGACGTCAAGAACTACGACGGCAGCTGGGTCGAATACGGCTCCCTCGTCGGAGCACCCATCGAGTTGGAGGTTCACTGATATGTGTGGAGCACCCTTACAGGGCCAGACCATCCCCGCAGGCGTCGACGTCGAGAAGGAAACGGTCATCACCGGCCGCGTCCTCGCAGGCGACGGTGAGCCCGTAGCAGGCGCGTTCGTCCGGCTGCTCGACGGCAGCGGCGAATTCACCGCAGAGGTCGTCGCGTCGGGCACCGGAGACTTCCGGTTCTTCGCCGCTCCCGGACAGTGGACGCTGCGTGCACTGTCGG is part of the Rhodococcus sp. SBT000017 genome and harbors:
- a CDS encoding sulfurtransferase, whose protein sequence is MARSDVLVSADWAEQNLNAPKTVFVEVDEDASAYDGGHIEGAVKLDWRKDLQDPVRRDFLNQEQFSDLLSAKGISNDDTIVLYGGNNNWFAAYAYWYFKLYGHKDVKLIDGGRKKWELDGRALSKDVVSRETTQYRAEAPDLSIRAFRDEVIDAIGNKNLIDVRSPDEFSGKILAPAHLPQEQAQQRGHVPSAINIPWSTTANEDGTFKSDEALEELYKTKGYDDSKATIAYCRIGERSSHTWFVLKELLGKEDVKNYDGSWVEYGSLVGAPIELEVH
- a CDS encoding thioredoxin family protein, with amino-acid sequence MTGITVLAVVAILAVATGLFLRSRSGAVRAVRNTDSETDTLYPLLLDAGATTDSATVLHFSADWCGPCAAVRRVVQQVLDDRSDARELELDIDAHPILARELGVLSLPTTFVLDTTLQRRSRIAGVPSAAALRSALDAL
- a CDS encoding DUF4395 domain-containing protein, encoding MSTPDTRTTIPTATIDQVDVRGPRFAAWITTAVLVVVLLLTTFSVPAAAILLGLQAIVFGIGAVRGPKRSPYGTIFATFVAPRLSPTSEREPVAPLKFAQLVGFVFAAVGVLGFALGAPVVGTVAAGFALFAAFLNAAFAVCLGCMIYPLAARLRTTA
- a CDS encoding response regulator transcription factor, which codes for MELLLLTSDPNPEGVLPSLALLAHHIRPVPTEVSSLLEAGSADIALVDARTDLAAARGLCRLLGSTGSAIPVVAVLTEGGLVAVNSDWGLDDILLPGTGPAELDARLRLLVGRSGGVASPETSGKITLGELVIDEGTYTARLRGRPLDLTYKEFELLKYLAQHAGRVFTRAQLLQEVWGYDFFGGTRTVDVHVRRLRAKLGTEYESLIGTVRNVGYKAVRPARNAKGGPVASDAADGDSDDANFEFEQESTLS
- a CDS encoding DUF1416 domain-containing protein: MCGAPLQGQTIPAGVDVEKETVITGRVLAGDGEPVAGAFVRLLDGSGEFTAEVVASGTGDFRFFAAPGQWTLRALSASGNGDTVIAPEGAGVHSANVTVGV